One window from the genome of Elaeis guineensis isolate ETL-2024a chromosome 5, EG11, whole genome shotgun sequence encodes:
- the LOC140858051 gene encoding uncharacterized protein: MSSANSSLSFQYPRLTKENYDNWSLRMKAILGSQRAWEIIIKGFQGSMEYPLNFTKGIDKVKKVHLQTLRSEFEAIRIKDSKSISEYVSRVLTIVNPMKRNDEDVKDATPSRRQKTESISIDQLFGSLQAHEDRMNQNKHEEIKQVMQAKLSLHDKGGADPREGRSQRGCGRGHGHGHGRVRNERGGLNSFGENQSQNSSRGLGRGRGRGRGSTPRERKYDRFNVKCYNCHKYGYYSWECQNATNNVEEKTNLIDDKEHTEEPTLLLSLEEDMKEERCSWYLDNGANNHMCGDKNKFVELDEKVSGCVTFGDSFKIQIGEKDCEPLSFEEATKNKKWRQVMEEEIDAIQRNKMWELATLPKGQKAIGVK; encoded by the exons ATGTCTTCAGCAAATAGTTCACTTTCCTTCCAATATCCACGTTTGACCAAGGAGAACTATGACAATTGGTCACTTCGGATGAAGGCAATTCTTGGATCACAAAGAGCATGGGAGATCATCATCAAAGG ATTCCAAGGAAGCATGGAATATCCTCTAAACTTCACAAAGGGAATTGATAAAGTAAAAAAGGTGCATCTTCAAACTCTTCGGAGTGAATTTGAAGCAATTCGCATAAAAGATTCCAAATCTATTTCTGAATATGTTTCAAGAGTTTTGACTATTGTTAACCCAATGAAAAGGAATGATGAAGATGTAAAAGATGCTACT CCATCGAGGAGGCAAAAGACAGAATCTATATCTATTGATCAGTTGTTTGGGTCATTACAAGCCCACGAGGATCGAATGAACCAAAACAAACATGAGGAGATCAAGCAAGTTATGCAAGCAAAGCTCTCGCTGCATGATAAAGGGGGTGCAGATCCAAGAGAAGGACGAAGTCAAAGAGGATGCGGACGAGGTCATGGTCACGGTCATGGTCGAGTGAGAAATGAAAGAGGTGGACTCAATTCATTTGGTGAAAATCAAAGCCAAAACTCATCTAGAGGActtggaagaggaagaggaagaggtagAGGAAGTACTCCAAGAGAGAGAAAGTACGACAGGTTCAATGTTAAATGTTATAATTGCCATAAATATGGATATTATTCTTGGGAATGCCAAAATGCTACTAACAATGTTGAAGAAAAAACAAATCTTATTGATGACAAGGAACATACAGAGGAGCCAACTTTATTGCTGTCACTTGAAGAAGATATGAAAGAAGAAAGGTGTTCATGGTACCTTGACAATGGAGCCAATAATCATATGTGTGGTGACAAAAATAAATTTGTAGAGCTTGATGAAAAAGTAAGTGGCTGTGTCACTTTTGGAGACTCTTTCAAGATTCAAATTGGGGAAAAAG ATTGTGAACCACTAAGTTTTGAAGAAGCCACAAAGAACAAGAAGTGGAGACAAGTCATGGAGGAAGAAATTGATGCTATTCAAAGAAATAAGATGTGGGAACTAGCTACTCTTCCTAAAGGACAAAAGGCTATTGGAGTAAAATGA
- the LOC105045897 gene encoding protein trichome birefringence-like 34 yields the protein MTTYYGPLGLRNCFSSLITLFLTIFAISLFLNKAHLRQEETPTPPPSSPPAVLNVSKVERQEEITIPILPPPVALNLSKFERQEEITTPILPPPVPLNLSKVERQEERITIPYPPPPPPPPPPIAWNALEGDDKCDLFSGRWVYDNSTHPLYSWQNCSFMHDEIACEKFGRKDRLYKNWRWQPHGCDIPRFNSTKLLERLRGKRMVFVGDSLNRNQWVSMVCLVESSIPPEQKSMKFNGSLLSFNAKEFNASIDFYWSPLLLESNGDDPVIHRTSERIVRAHSIEKHAKHWTDADVIVFNSYLWWKKPGIKLKILHGSFEDKDKDFEEIELALGLEVALRTWSEWLESHVDTNKTQLFFVSLSPTHVWADEWGKPSDQNCYTETEPITKEGYASRGTDYSLMRTVEAAVEGLRYKGVHVQILNITQLSEYRKDGHPSIFRRQYAPLTEEQLANPTSYSDCTHWCLPGVPDTWNELLYTYIMSR from the exons ATGACTACCTATTACGGGCCTTTGGGACTCAGGAATTGTTTCAGCTCTCTCATCACCCTTTTCCTCACCATCTTCGCCATCTCTCTCTTCTTGAACAAAGCCCATCTCCGGCAAGAAGAGACGCCAACTCCTCCCCCTTCTTCACCACCTGCAGTTCTAAATGTATCCAAGGTCGAGAGGCAAGAAGAGATCACCATCCCTATCCTTCCACCACCTGTAGCTCTCAATCTATCTAAGTTCGAGAGGCAAGAAGAGATTACCACCCCTATCCTTCCACCACCTGTACCTCTCAATCTATCTAAGGTCGAAAGGCAAGAAGAGAGGATTACTATCCCTtacccaccaccaccaccaccaccaccaccacctatAGCTTGGAATGCATTGGAGGGCGATGACAAGTGTGACTTGTTCTCCGGCCGGTGGGTGTATGACAACTCGACCCATCCGTTGTACTCCTGGCAGAATTGCTCCTTCATGCATGATGAAATAGCTTGTGAAAAGTTTGGAAGGAAGGATCGACTCTATAAGAATTGGCGCTGGCAGCCCCATGGATGTGATATTCCAAG GTTCAACTCCACAAAATTGCTAGAGAggctcagggggaaaaggatggtgTTTGTTGGGGACTCCCTCAATAGGAACCAATGGGTCTCCATGGTGTGCCTTGTGGAGTCATCTATACCTCCCGAACAAAAGTCCATGAAATTTAATGGCAGTCTCCTGTCCTTCAATGCCAAG GAATTCAATGCATCAATTGACTTTTATTGGTCACCATTACTGCTGGAGTCAAATGGTGATGATCCAGTAATCCATCGAACATCAGAAAGAATTGTCCGGGCTCATTCAATTGAAAAGCATGCAAAGCACTGGACAGATGCTGACGTAATCGTATTCAACTCCTATCTTTGGTGGAAAAAGCCAGGGATTAAACTGAAAATTTT GCATGGTTCATTTGAAGACAAAGATAAAGATTTCGAGGAAATTGAGCTGGCACTTGGTCTTGAGGTAGCATTGAGAACATGGTCTGAGTGGCTTGAATCACATGTGGATACTAACAAGACCCAGCTATTCTTTGTTAGCTTGTCGCCCACTCATGTCTG GGCTGATGAATGGGGTAAGCCAAGTGACCAAAACTGCTACACTGAGACTGAGCCAATCACTAAAGAAGGGTATGCAAGTAGAGGAACAGATTATTCACTGATGCGGACGGTCGAGGCAGCAGTCGAAGGATTAAGATATAAAGGTGTACATGTGCAAATACTTAACATTACTCAACTTTCAGAGTATCGAAAAGATGGCCATCCATCTATTTTCCGGAGGCAATACGCTCCTTTAACTGAAGAGCAACTTGCAAACCCTACAAGCTACTCAGATTGCACACATTGGTGCCTTCCTGGTGTTCCTGATACATGGAATGAACTTTTGTACACATATATTATGTCCAGATGA